A window of Micromonospora sp. WMMC415 genomic DNA:
GCCTCCGCCCGACTACTGGACCGGGAGACGGAGACCGGGCAGCCCTTGGCTCGATGGGCACGAGCTACCAGACCCCTGACCTATGAGCCTGATCGGAGTAGTTCATGTCCGTCACCGAACTGCCCGGCGACCGCCCGGCGGAGTCCGCCGCCGCGCCGGACACCGCACGACCCGCGCGCCGGCTCACGCCGTTCGCGGCGATGCTGACCCGGCTGCATTTCTACGCCGGCATCCTGGTCGCCCCGTTCCTGCTGATCGCAGCCGTGACCGGCCTCGCGTACACGATCACCCCGCAACTGGACCAGGCGCTCTACGGCAACCAGCTCACCGTCGCCGTCGTCGGCGACCAGCCCAGGCCCCTCGCCGAGCAGGTCACCGCCGCCCGGACCGCGCATCCCGACGGCACCCTCGCCGCCGTGTCACCCGGCACCGGCGACAAGACCACCCAGGTGGTGTTCTCGTTGGAGGAACTCGGCGAGAAGCAACACACGGTGTACGTGGACCCGTACACCGGCGAGGTCAAGGGCCAGCTCACCACCTGGTTCGGGTCCACCCCGGCCACCACCTGGCTGGACGACCTGCACCGCAACCTGCACCTGGGCGACCTCGGCCGGCACTACTCGGAGATCGCCGCCAGCTGGCTGTGGGTCCTCGTCCTCGGTGGCGTCATCCTGTGGTGGCGTCGACGCAGCGCCACGCGCGCCCGGGCGAGACACCTGCTCGTGCCGGACCTGTCCGTCCGCAAGGGAGTCCGCCGCACGCGTGGCTGGCACGCCACCACCGGCGTCTGGCTGGCTGTCGGCCTGCTGTTCCTGTCCGCCACCGGACTGACCTGGTCCCGGTACGCCGGCGCGAACTTCGGCACCGGCCTGGACGCCCTGCGCGCCGGCACCCCGGAGATCTCCACCGCCGTCGACGGAACGCCCCCGACCACCGGCGGCGGTGAGCACCAGCACGGCGGACCGACCAGCGGCGCCGCGGACAACCCGGCCACCTACGACAAGGTGCTGGCCACCGCGCGCGACGCCGGCCTCTCCGGACCGGTGGAGATCAGCCCCGCCGGGGAACCCGGCACCGCGTGGACGGTCACCCAGGTCGACAACACCTGGCCCGTCGCGAAGGACCGGATCGCCGTCGACCCGGCCGCCGGTCTGGTGACCGCGCGCAGCGACTTCGCCGACTGGCCGCTGCTCGCCCAGCTCAGCAGCCTCGGCATCCAGGCCCACATGGGTCTGCTGTTCGGCCCGCTCAACCAGATCCTGCTCGCCGCGCTCGCCCTGGGCCTGCTCTGCGTCATCGTCTGGGGCTACCGGATGTGGTGGCAGCGCCGTCCCACCCGCGCCGACCGCCGCGCCCCGCTCGGCGCACCACCCGCCCGGGGCGGAGCCCGTGGACTGCGGTGGTGGGTGCTGCTGGCCGGCGTGCCGGTCACCGTGGCCGTCGGCTGGGCGTTGCCCTGGTTCGGCGTCACCCTGCTCGGTTTCCTCATCGTCGACGTCATCCTCGGCGCGATCGCCCGCCGACGCCGCCCCGCCGTACCGGTCTCCCCGGCTCCGGCCGGCAGGTGACCCACCAGGCTCCTCGGCTTGAGGGCCTCCGCCCACCGAGGGATCGCGGCCGCCACGGCTGACGGTCCAGCGGCGACCCGCTGAAACGTCGTCGGGAACTTTTCCCGGCCCGGTGCCGACTACTTGCTGAGCCACACCGCCCCATCCGCCCACTGCGGCTCCGCGCGGAGCCGTCTTGTCGAAGGGATCCACGTCATGAGGACCGCCTTGCGGCGTACGGCCCAGGCCGGCGCTGCCACCCTGCTGGCCGCCGGTGCCGTGCTGCTGACCGCCGCGCCGGCCGCCGCGCACGTCACCGTCACCCCGACCGTGACGGCGGCCAATTCCTACACCGTCCTCACGGTCTCGGTGCCGCACGGCTGCGACGGCGCCGGCACCACCAAGGTCGCCGTCAAGATCCCAGAAGAGATCATCTCGGTGACGCCGACCGTCAACGCCAACTGGACCGTGTCGAAGGTGATGACCGACCTGAACCCACCAGTCAAGGACAGCCACGGCAACGAGATCACCCAGCGCGTCTCCGAGGTCGTCTACACCGCCAAGGCACCGCTGCCCGATGACCTGCGGGACACCTTCCAGCTGTCGCTGAAGCTGCCGGACACGCCGGGCAAGACGCTGGTCTTCCCGTCCGTGCAGACCTGCGAGAAGGGCGAGACGGCCTGGGTGCAGGTGCCCGCCGACGGGCAGAACCCGGACGACCTCGAACACCCGGCTCCCGGTTTCACAGTGACCGAGGCCGCGAAGGAAGGCGCCGCCGATCCCAGCCCCGCGGCCGATGTGGCGCTGGCCGGCGCGGAGAGCGACGCCGCCGATGAGCAGAGCGGCGGGACCAGCACGGTGAGCTGGATCGCGCTCGCGGCCGGCATCCTCGGCCTGCTGCTCGGCGGATTCGCCGTCCTGCGCCCGTCCATCGCCCGGTCCCGCGGCACCGACGCCTGACATGCCGATCCCGGTCCGACGCCCGCCAGCCCGGCTGGCGGGCCTCGCCGGTGCCCTGCTCTGCGGGCTCCTGCTGGCGCTCGGGCCGGCGGCACCGGCCCACGCGCACGCCACGCTGCTCGGCACCGACCCCGCCGACGGTGCCGTGCTGCCGAGCACACCGGCCACGGTCACCCTGACCTTCAACGAACCGGTCCAGGTCCGCGCCGGAGCCGTCCGGCTGCTCGACGCCACCGGGGCCGAGCAGCCGGCGGCCGTGCGTACCGTGGACACCCGGGTCGTGCTCGACGTGCCGCCCGGCTTGAGCGACGGCAGCTACGTGGTCACCTGGCGGGTCATCTCCGCCGACAGTCACCCGGTCGCCGGCGGGTTCACGTTCGCCATCGGTGCCCCCACCGCCGGCGCGATCGACGCCGCGACCGTCCCGGAGCCCAGCCGCGGCGTGCGGCTGACCCGCCAGCTCACCGAAGCGCTCGGCTACACCGGCGTGCTCGGCGGCGCAGGCCTGGCCGCCTTCGCGTTCCTGCTGCTGCCCGCCGCCGCCGGCGCCGTGGTCCGGCGCCGGATCTACGCCCTGCTGCGCTGGTCGGTTCCGGTCACCGCGGTCACGGTGCTCGTCGCCTTGCCCGTCGTCGTCGCCTGGCAGGACGGTGCCGACCTTGCCGCACTGGCCCGAGCGTCGACGTGGCGGACGGCGCTGGGCACCGACACCGCGCTCGCCGCGCT
This region includes:
- a CDS encoding YcnI family protein; the encoded protein is MRTALRRTAQAGAATLLAAGAVLLTAAPAAAHVTVTPTVTAANSYTVLTVSVPHGCDGAGTTKVAVKIPEEIISVTPTVNANWTVSKVMTDLNPPVKDSHGNEITQRVSEVVYTAKAPLPDDLRDTFQLSLKLPDTPGKTLVFPSVQTCEKGETAWVQVPADGQNPDDLEHPAPGFTVTEAAKEGAADPSPAADVALAGAESDAADEQSGGTSTVSWIALAAGILGLLLGGFAVLRPSIARSRGTDA
- a CDS encoding PepSY domain-containing protein, whose amino-acid sequence is MSVTELPGDRPAESAAAPDTARPARRLTPFAAMLTRLHFYAGILVAPFLLIAAVTGLAYTITPQLDQALYGNQLTVAVVGDQPRPLAEQVTAARTAHPDGTLAAVSPGTGDKTTQVVFSLEELGEKQHTVYVDPYTGEVKGQLTTWFGSTPATTWLDDLHRNLHLGDLGRHYSEIAASWLWVLVLGGVILWWRRRSATRARARHLLVPDLSVRKGVRRTRGWHATTGVWLAVGLLFLSATGLTWSRYAGANFGTGLDALRAGTPEISTAVDGTPPTTGGGEHQHGGPTSGAADNPATYDKVLATARDAGLSGPVEISPAGEPGTAWTVTQVDNTWPVAKDRIAVDPAAGLVTARSDFADWPLLAQLSSLGIQAHMGLLFGPLNQILLAALALGLLCVIVWGYRMWWQRRPTRADRRAPLGAPPARGGARGLRWWVLLAGVPVTVAVGWALPWFGVTLLGFLIVDVILGAIARRRRPAVPVSPAPAGR